The window ACTGAACTGAAGCACACCCGCCGGGCGAAGCATTGCATGGAGGTGCTCGAAAGATGGATTCGCCGACACGCTCGGCATCACTGACAGCACGGTCAAGCGCCGAGATTCGACGACACTAGGTTCAATCCGGCCGTGAGCGACTGCGTGAATGCGTTCCGATAGCCGAGCGCGATCTTTGGCCACGTCATCCCGCGGCCGAACGCGTACGCGGCTGATTCCAACGACGATCGCAACGATGCGTCGCTCAGCACTGCGTCGATCGCTCTGCCGATCGCCTTGGGATCGCGGAACGGAACCGTGATGCCGCGGCCGTCGGCCAGCAATTCTTTGGCATACTGGAATTCGGTCGCGATGACCGCTCGTCCGCAGGCGACTGCGTATGACAGCGTGCCGCTCACCGCTTGGTGAGGATCGAGCGAAGGCGAGACGTAGAGGTCGGTCGCGAGCAAAGCTGATACGACTTCGTCGTCGGTCATGTAGCGATCGACGAAGCGGACGCGGCCGGCGACGCCGAGCTCAAGCGCCTTTTGCTGAAGCGACGCGCGATAGCGCTCGCCTTCGGCGCGCCTGACTTCAGGATGTGTTTCACCCCACAGCACGTAGGCGACGTTCGGATGCCGCTCGAGCACTTCGGGCAGCGCTTCGATGATGGATTCGATGCCCTTGCCGCGGCTGAGCAGACCGAAAGTGGAGACGACCGTGTCGTGCTCGAGGTTGAACCGCTGCTTGAAATAGGTGCCGTGATACGGCGCGACGTCGGGGACGCCATGCATGACCACGCAGATCGTGGCTGGGTCGACGCCGTATTGCGTGGAAAGTATTTGCTTGCTCGTCTCCGTGAGCACCATGACGCTGTCCGCGCGACGGCAGATATCGCGCGTCACGCGAAGCGTGGCCTCATCCGGGTTGGGCAGCGTGGTGTGCATCGTCAAAACGACGGGCCGATGCACCGCGCGCATGAAGTCGAGCAGATACGCGCCGCGCTCACCGCCGAAGAGACCGTACTCATGTTGGATGTTGACCACGTCTGCGCTGGACGCGTTAGCCAGGCGTGCAACATCGAGGTACGACTCGCGGATATCGCGCCTAATGGTGCCTACCACGCATTGCGGATAGGAATACTCGCTGTCGGGGTCGTTGATGGCGATGACTTCACTCGTCATGCCGGACAGGCGATCGTACGCTTCGCGAACGTCTTCCGCGAACGTGGCGATGCCGCATTGCCGCGGCGGGTATGAGCTTACGAACAGCGACCTGGGATGAGCAGCGCCACGCCCATTGATGCGGCCGATCGTCGTCGGCGTGTGTTCGTATAGCATACCCTCTCCAGTCGGTGAATCTCTCGTGATCGGCTTCCTATGTTATCTCCACTTTGTGCTTCCGCCTAACACAAATCCGGCGGTGCAAGTGCCGCGTTCCATTTCTGAAGCGTCCCGAAATAGGGGTGGGGGACTAAACATATTCGACGTCTGTAGTTGGGCGCCTGCGTTTGCGCCGAGGGTCAAAGATAATATTTGCCGGTTCGAATCACACTTTTCGCAACTCGATGAGACGGTACCCGAACATTTCGACGATTATCGCAAGCGACGCGAGTGAAGCGCCCGCTCTTGGCTCGAAATCTTCCCACGCTTCTCGTTCGCTGACGTAGATCTTCGATGTGTAGGTAGCAGCAGGGTCGAGAATCTTCGAGAGGTTAAGTGGGATCGTGGCGGTCTGATCGCTTACATTTCCGACGAGCACCACAAACTTGTCGTCGCCCTTGAACGCGATGACGGCTGCGGCTTCGGAGAACGCCGCAACGCGATCGGAAATGTCTTCGTCGAAGTGCTCGTAGCCGCTCTCGGTGTCTACAGAACCCGTCGCGCATATGTAAAACGTTCCGGCTTGCCGCGTCGCGAAGTACGAGATCTCCGCGCCATGGTACTGAAGCCGGCGCACGCCGACCCAGCGCCACGATCGCGGAACCAACGGATTTATTCTTGGCTCGGCGGTGGTCAGCATCAGACCGCAGACGCCTTCGATCGCGGCCCAGAGAAAACGCGGCGGCTCCCAAGGACTCAATCGCATCCCGCGATTGATGAGGCTCTCGCCGTCGAACCATTCGCTGAATTGACCTGGAATCGTGTTGTTCATCCGCGGATTGGCCGCGTAATGCTCGAACGACGAGCGGAGCGCTTTGACCATGTATTCGGGATGATGACGGGCAGCCGCAAACGCGTACCACCACGTGAGTCCGGGCCAGACGCCGCCGATGAGTCCGCTGTTCGCCGACGGATCGTACAGCGGGTCGTCGCGCGACGCCGTTCGCAAGCCGGCTTCGGTCCAAAAATCCGTCGAGTTCAGGCGGCTTATGATGCGGTACCCGGTATCGTCGTCGCACACGCGCAGCATCACGGGAAAGACTTGGTCGCCGGTGACATCGGTGTGGATGACTCCGTCTAAGTCGATGTTGAGATAGTAGAGACCGTTCTCGGGATTGCGAAGGTGGAGATCCATCGCTTTGCGCACGCGCTCGCCGGCCGCGAAGAGCGCCTCAGCTTCGGCGTTCGAGCGCCCGACGTTCTGCGCCATGTGACCGGCGGCGCGCAGCGCGGCGGAACACTCTGCGTTGATCTCCGTCACCGCGCCATTGATGCAGTAGTTCGGGATGACATTGCGCCATCCGGCTATCGCCCACACGTTGCCGCGCGGATCGTGAGCGGTGCACACGACGAGGTCCCGCTCGTCCATCTGCGAGATGATGAGGCGCGCCGCGCGGTCGATTGCGGGATACATCTTCTTGAGCCACTCGAGATCTCCGGTGGCACGGAAATGATGGTTGGTCGCAAGGATGAAGAGCGGTGTGTCGTCGTTGATATTCAGCCCGTAGTCGTTGACGCTGCCGTCGATCGCGTTGAAGTACTCCGCGAGTTTTCCGTCGGGGTACTGC of the Candidatus Eremiobacteraceae bacterium genome contains:
- a CDS encoding amylo-alpha-1,6-glucosidase, with product MIRDKQRSEVAASFSPRQRSMPSYALAETNLEMGPSLGNSAIWLNTKCTGAIERIFSLERGKSLIGSISLRYGGTGSSMRVEPDMRAHASAETRYIGLDRDGPAEVDIHPVYQRRQFSLGGAIAVTETLFVPLGPRMDDPPVAYISVDVRCTDSVPHDLRVMCYAHLRGDQDDDIDAAYEPGLRALVAYDKREPEAVRIFGLDVEPTRIGTTTDFGSVCDRSHVHAVATDTSARGNVLGAIQLDICVRPDEPVTFCAIAGVYAHGKRAAIAAYKKAVDWKAALAATTSYMEDMLDRARVVTPDQSINRGAAWSKVNMRRVMGAYPQGHAFTNEPGISSNVVMRDVAWFAYGCDHFMPEFSRAMLDKFASLQYPDGKLAEYFNAIDGSVNDYGLNINDDTPLFILATNHHFRATGDLEWLKKMYPAIDRAARLIISQMDERDLVVCTAHDPRGNVWAIAGWRNVIPNYCINGAVTEINAECSAALRAAGHMAQNVGRSNAEAEALFAAGERVRKAMDLHLRNPENGLYYLNIDLDGVIHTDVTGDQVFPVMLRVCDDDTGYRIISRLNSTDFWTEAGLRTASRDDPLYDPSANSGLIGGVWPGLTWWYAFAAARHHPEYMVKALRSSFEHYAANPRMNNTIPGQFSEWFDGESLINRGMRLSPWEPPRFLWAAIEGVCGLMLTTAEPRINPLVPRSWRWVGVRRLQYHGAEISYFATRQAGTFYICATGSVDTESGYEHFDEDISDRVAAFSEAAAVIAFKGDDKFVVLVGNVSDQTATIPLNLSKILDPAATYTSKIYVSEREAWEDFEPRAGASLASLAIIVEMFGYRLIELRKV
- a CDS encoding glycosyltransferase family 4 protein encodes the protein MLYEHTPTTIGRINGRGAAHPRSLFVSSYPPRQCGIATFAEDVREAYDRLSGMTSEVIAINDPDSEYSYPQCVVGTIRRDIRESYLDVARLANASSADVVNIQHEYGLFGGERGAYLLDFMRAVHRPVVLTMHTTLPNPDEATLRVTRDICRRADSVMVLTETSKQILSTQYGVDPATICVVMHGVPDVAPYHGTYFKQRFNLEHDTVVSTFGLLSRGKGIESIIEALPEVLERHPNVAYVLWGETHPEVRRAEGERYRASLQQKALELGVAGRVRFVDRYMTDDEVVSALLATDLYVSPSLDPHQAVSGTLSYAVACGRAVIATEFQYAKELLADGRGITVPFRDPKAIGRAIDAVLSDASLRSSLESAAYAFGRGMTWPKIALGYRNAFTQSLTAGLNLVSSNLGA